The following are encoded in a window of Amaranthus tricolor cultivar Red isolate AtriRed21 chromosome 2, ASM2621246v1, whole genome shotgun sequence genomic DNA:
- the LOC130805489 gene encoding uncharacterized mitochondrial protein AtMg00810-like, whose product MHQPLSFRDPTNPDHVCLLQKSLYGVKQAPWAWYQRFADFVTTIGFVNSISDSSLFIYCHGSDIAYLLLYVDDIILTALSDLLRQSIMEKLSSGFAMRDLGVFLSQHKYATEILDKASMSQCNLAPTLATTSSKLCADAGSPYDDPTLYCSLAGALQYLTFTRPDICCAVQQVCLFMHDPGVEHMTALHCILRYVNSTLNHGLQLYKSSISSLLSYTDADWGGCPDTRRSTFGYCVFLDDTLISWFAKRQPAVSKSSAKAEYRGVANVVSETCWHLHHQRTKHIGMDIHFVREKVQRGDVRVLHVPSRYQIADAFTKGLPQILFDDFRSSLNVRKPPDSTAGCIRIEHL is encoded by the exons ATGCATCAGCCTTTGAGTTTTCGTGATCCTACTAATCCCgatcatgtttgtcttcttcAAAAGTCACTTTATGGTGTTAAGCAGGCTCCATGGGCCTGGTATCAACGATTTGCTGATTTTGTGACAACTATTGGTTTTGTTAACAGCATTTCTGATtcttctctctttatttattgcCATGGGTCCGACATTGCCTATCTTTTGTTATATGTGGATGACATTATTCTTACTGCTTTATCTGATTTACTTCGTCAATCTATTATGGAAAAATTGAGTTCTGGGTTTGCTATGAGGGACTTAG GTGTATTTCTTTCTCAACACAAATATGCTACTGAGATTCTTGATAAAGCAAGCATGTCTCAATGCAATCTTGCTCCTACTCTTGCTACTACTTCTAGTAAACTTTGTGCTGATGCTGGTTCTCCTTATGATGATCCTACTCTGTATTGTAGCTTGGCTGGGGCTTTGCAGTATCTCACTTTCACCCGACCGGATATTTGTTGTGCTGTTCAACAAGTCTGTCTTTTTATGCATGATCCTGGGGTTGAACATATGACTGCCCTTCATTGCATTCTTCGATATGTCAACAGTACTCTTAATCATGGACTGCAACTATATAAatcctccatctcttctctattATCATACACTGATGCTGATTGGGGCGGTTGTCCTGACACCCGTCGTTCTACTTTTGGCTACTGTGTTTTTCTCGATGATACTTTGATCTCTTGGTTTGCTAAGCGCCAACCTGCGGTTTCTAAGTCCAGTGCTAAGGCTGAATATCGTGGTGTggctaatgttgtttctgagACATGCTGGCATC TTCACCATCAACGCACTAAACATATTGGGATGGACATACATTTTGTTCGGGAAAAAGTGCAACGTGGGGATGTTCGTGTACTTCATGTTCCATCTCGATATCAAATTGCCGATGCTTTTACCAAGGGCCTTCCTCAGATTCTCTTTGATGATTTTCGATCCAGTCTCAATGTTCGCAAACCTCCCGATTCGACTGCGGGGTGTATTAGAATAGAACatctttga